One window from the genome of Breoghania sp. L-A4 encodes:
- a CDS encoding AAA family ATPase: MTEDTWARGRERINRTIAAATSPRFGNYPGLLAVHEFQETEIPPRRWCVPEWVPDRTVTALYADGGTGKSLLAMQLATAAATGTSWLGIEVPQRTVLFVSCEDERDELLRRQDAINRVHGLDFEDFGGRYHWLDKTTGETLLMTFKNGIGQPTSFGKNLIDLAKEIGAQLIVIDTAADTFGGREIERLEVRQFLTYLRRIATEIDGAVVVLAHPSVAGMKDRGYSGSTAWRASVRSLITFEFPEVEDDAPGPADLRILTRRKSNYAKIGTTITARYVGGAFVAETKEVDGSLMDSLQDEITFMNGLRKLLEAGICPSVNRTRPEYAPRQMKRYGGKEASQLPIDRLERAMRRLFDKGEIHVVEHRKGSKPVVPIDYDLSTWRTAK; encoded by the coding sequence ATGACGGAAGACACCTGGGCAAGGGGCCGTGAGCGCATCAACCGCACCATCGCGGCGGCGACCTCGCCGCGATTTGGGAACTATCCCGGCCTGCTCGCCGTCCACGAATTTCAGGAAACCGAAATCCCGCCCCGCCGCTGGTGCGTGCCCGAGTGGGTGCCTGACCGCACGGTCACGGCGCTGTACGCGGACGGCGGCACCGGCAAGAGCCTGCTTGCCATGCAACTGGCGACGGCGGCCGCGACGGGCACGTCGTGGCTTGGCATCGAGGTGCCGCAGCGCACGGTGCTGTTCGTGTCCTGCGAGGACGAGCGCGACGAATTGCTGCGACGCCAGGACGCAATCAACCGTGTTCATGGGCTGGACTTCGAGGACTTTGGTGGCCGCTATCACTGGCTGGACAAGACCACCGGCGAGACGCTGCTGATGACCTTCAAAAACGGCATCGGCCAGCCGACGAGCTTTGGCAAAAACCTGATCGATCTGGCGAAGGAAATCGGCGCGCAGCTGATCGTGATCGACACCGCCGCCGACACGTTTGGAGGGCGGGAAATCGAGCGCCTGGAGGTGCGCCAGTTCCTCACATACCTGCGCCGGATCGCCACGGAAATCGACGGTGCCGTCGTCGTTCTCGCGCACCCCAGCGTCGCGGGAATGAAGGATCGCGGATACAGCGGCTCGACCGCGTGGCGCGCCAGCGTTCGCTCGCTGATCACCTTCGAATTTCCCGAGGTCGAAGACGACGCGCCGGGACCGGCAGACCTGCGCATCCTGACGCGTCGCAAGTCCAATTACGCCAAGATCGGAACGACCATCACCGCGCGGTATGTGGGCGGGGCCTTTGTCGCCGAAACCAAGGAGGTTGACGGCTCACTCATGGACAGCCTGCAAGACGAAATCACGTTCATGAACGGGCTTCGCAAACTGCTGGAGGCGGGCATTTGTCCAAGCGTGAACCGGACACGGCCGGAGTACGCTCCGCGCCAGATGAAACGCTACGGCGGAAAGGAGGCGAGCCAGCTCCCGATTGACCGGCTGGAGAGGGCCATGCGGCGGCTCTTCGACAAGGGCGAAATCCACGTCGTCGAGCACCGCAAAGGGTCCAAGCCCGTGGTGCCGATCGACTACGATTTGAGCACATGGAGGACAGCGAAATGA
- a CDS encoding carbamoyltransferase C-terminal domain-containing protein produces MTIFHLGLSTSGHDPALAIVDETGRVMFAEATERFVQDKRAWGIAPDHVNHLEAALAAIGFDPQTDELRVATSWKTVKADLPVQLSNALLPATDGRWLRQLHTGIHAAAGASLLRLGLAQHMPEVSRFDHHLCHAVAASLFAPVEDAACLVIDGEGEVGAVSLFDLRDRKIRRRWRSWGPGSLGTLYAWLTGLCGFDWRLGEEWKVMGLAAYGKVRPELRDVMSSIVSVEKGRLRFADEDALVKAHETLRPFARSAGASPLEAADLAASGQAAFSELADQVLTECLDGAQGNLILSGGCALNSSYNGTIAGRTGFERVFVPPAPADDGNAIGAAILSWMQTTGTSRIPVSDGSPFLGSTPSRKALARLSHLGRFGMVSDISGGSAGEIARRLEQGKIIGVMRGRAEFGPRALGNRSILADPRSPDMKERLNRDVKGREPYRPFAPVIAEETVSDWFERPQASAYMSFALPWRDDRKDLVPAVVHEDGTGRLQTVSATNAPWMYDVVQAFGALTGVPIVLNTSFNIMGKPIVHSIEDALALFMTSGLDAVLIGELLLEKRDG; encoded by the coding sequence ATGACGATCTTTCACCTCGGGTTGTCTACCTCTGGTCACGATCCCGCTCTGGCGATCGTGGACGAGACTGGTCGTGTGATGTTTGCCGAGGCGACCGAACGTTTTGTGCAGGACAAGCGCGCCTGGGGTATTGCGCCGGATCATGTGAACCATCTTGAGGCGGCGCTGGCAGCGATCGGTTTTGATCCGCAAACCGATGAGCTGCGGGTCGCGACGAGTTGGAAAACGGTTAAGGCGGACCTGCCGGTGCAGCTTTCGAACGCGCTGCTTCCCGCCACCGACGGCCGTTGGCTTCGTCAATTGCATACGGGAATTCATGCCGCTGCCGGAGCTTCGCTGTTGCGTCTGGGACTGGCGCAACACATGCCCGAGGTCAGCCGGTTCGATCACCATCTCTGTCACGCCGTGGCGGCCAGCCTGTTCGCTCCGGTCGAGGATGCGGCCTGTCTGGTCATCGACGGCGAGGGCGAGGTGGGCGCGGTGTCGCTGTTCGATCTGCGCGATCGGAAGATCCGTCGCCGCTGGCGATCCTGGGGACCGGGCAGCCTGGGGACGCTCTACGCCTGGCTGACGGGACTGTGCGGCTTCGATTGGCGCCTGGGTGAGGAATGGAAGGTCATGGGGCTGGCGGCCTATGGCAAGGTGCGGCCAGAACTGCGCGACGTGATGAGCTCGATTGTGTCGGTCGAAAAGGGGCGCCTGCGTTTCGCGGATGAAGATGCCCTTGTCAAGGCGCACGAAACGCTGCGGCCCTTTGCCCGGAGCGCCGGCGCCTCGCCGCTGGAAGCCGCGGATCTTGCGGCGAGCGGTCAGGCCGCCTTTTCGGAACTGGCCGACCAGGTCCTGACGGAATGCCTGGACGGGGCGCAGGGAAATCTGATCCTGAGCGGCGGGTGCGCATTGAATTCCTCCTACAATGGCACAATCGCGGGACGGACCGGATTCGAGCGTGTCTTTGTTCCCCCCGCTCCCGCCGATGACGGCAATGCGATCGGTGCCGCGATCCTGAGCTGGATGCAGACCACGGGGACGAGCCGGATACCGGTTTCCGACGGCTCTCCATTTCTCGGCAGCACGCCCTCGCGAAAGGCGCTGGCGCGGCTTTCGCATCTGGGCCGCTTCGGGATGGTGAGCGATATCTCGGGCGGCAGCGCCGGTGAAATCGCCCGGCGGCTGGAGCAGGGAAAGATCATCGGCGTCATGCGCGGGCGGGCGGAGTTCGGCCCGAGGGCTCTCGGGAACCGGTCCATTCTGGCCGATCCGCGCAGCCCTGACATGAAGGAAAGACTCAATCGTGACGTGAAGGGCCGTGAGCCCTACCGGCCTTTCGCTCCGGTGATCGCGGAAGAGACTGTATCGGACTGGTTCGAGCGGCCTCAGGCCTCTGCGTACATGTCGTTCGCACTGCCTTGGCGCGACGACCGGAAGGATCTGGTTCCCGCGGTCGTACACGAGGATGGCACGGGTCGCCTGCAGACCGTCTCGGCGACGAACGCGCCATGGATGTATGATGTCGTTCAGGCGTTTGGCGCATTGACCGGTGTGCCGATCGTGCTCAATACCAGCTTCAACATCATGGGCAAGCCGATCGTTCACTCGATTGAGGATGCCCTGGCTCTGTTCATGACCTCGGGACTGGATGCGGTGTTGATCGGCGAGCTGTTGCTGGAGAAACGGGATGGATAG
- a CDS encoding acyl carrier protein, which yields MTLSTELLEFLRQQIAQRTKLNIEDISEDSVLMDLGLQSIDAVLLCGDVEDRFQVEMDPADIFDHETLGAFAKSILQRLAD from the coding sequence ATGACGCTATCCACCGAACTGCTTGAGTTCTTGCGCCAGCAGATCGCACAGCGCACCAAGCTCAATATCGAAGACATCTCCGAGGACTCGGTTCTCATGGATCTTGGGCTCCAATCGATCGATGCGGTGCTGCTCTGCGGCGATGTCGAGGACCGTTTCCAGGTCGAAATGGATCCGGCCGATATCTTTGACCATGAAACCTTGGGGGCATTTGCCAAGTCGATTCTGCAGCGCCTGGCGGACTGA
- a CDS encoding cytochrome P450, with amino-acid sequence MTGNIWVDPASFVTSPPEADAVLRMLELPRIDHYLDALSKDGGIDLGNLRRLSANTLVAMTGEDHLKTRRVIAPFFSKTGLACWSGVLEGALNHALDRLAAASRPDLVADFTIPLFIEVMPRVLGLSIDASEERFRAIETVQRITEPYLSVPTLRKLDRAVGELITAFPDASAPSNEGQPETLLQCLYRRCDELPEDLDARYLVLGLLAGSNSATQSLAFALYGLLTGPSALWQDAARPDWASRELPRVLSLYQTTRTLVRVAARATEVAGCPYDKGQTAVVDIVGANACLRGGAEPGRLHMSFGSGTHKCPGSFLTEVLFSQAIPALARRFPRLQLDKELCSFVQTPMMQTPVALPCETVAGSRRLSSRLCEIQDMDLARQVVRGNDHFAPPRMAEHLTTLAERSGRDLTTAIRVARNALFFMDGERHRVLRDRIIDTLGASRLRDWSGPLEAAIAGALDGLAQTSEPDLVTGFADRMRQDVVAPVLGIFPEDPERFEQLAPRLQDVLEPWLSLRELERVQSTFGEALSLMTVPAPHAGPRSLLEDLLAARPEGFSAMDIKAVVLVLYGAGFNLSHTLANILHWILTRPPEERAGADGAEWIDSRLEDLIALCGSPKFIYRMARHDLQLGDVPMKTGDTARVNIQAVNREQAGGAGHLSFGHGLHRCVGAGLSRLVIRRAVPALFSRYPDIALVAQGQRYFPLSQTVALSALPCTDTPTENKKNDAIHRTA; translated from the coding sequence ATGACGGGCAATATCTGGGTCGATCCCGCATCCTTCGTCACCAGCCCGCCCGAAGCGGACGCCGTGTTGCGCATGCTCGAGTTGCCGAGGATCGACCACTATCTCGACGCGCTTTCGAAAGATGGCGGCATCGACCTCGGAAACCTCAGACGCCTGTCCGCGAACACGCTGGTTGCCATGACCGGCGAAGACCATCTGAAGACCAGGCGGGTCATCGCGCCTTTTTTCAGCAAGACGGGCCTCGCCTGCTGGAGCGGCGTGCTCGAGGGCGCGCTGAACCATGCGCTCGACCGGCTGGCGGCCGCGTCGCGGCCCGATCTGGTCGCCGACTTCACCATTCCGCTGTTCATTGAGGTCATGCCGCGGGTGCTCGGCCTGTCCATCGACGCGAGCGAAGAACGTTTCCGGGCCATCGAGACGGTTCAGCGGATCACGGAGCCCTACCTTTCCGTACCCACCTTGAGGAAACTGGATCGGGCGGTCGGTGAGCTCATCACCGCATTTCCGGATGCATCGGCTCCAAGCAACGAAGGCCAACCGGAAACCCTGCTCCAATGCCTCTATCGCCGATGTGACGAACTGCCGGAGGATTTGGACGCCCGATATCTCGTGCTGGGGCTTCTGGCCGGCTCGAACTCGGCAACGCAGTCGCTGGCCTTTGCGCTTTATGGCCTGCTGACGGGCCCAAGCGCCTTGTGGCAAGACGCGGCCCGCCCCGACTGGGCCTCGCGTGAGCTGCCGCGCGTTCTCAGTCTGTATCAGACGACCAGGACCCTGGTGCGTGTGGCGGCGCGTGCGACGGAGGTCGCGGGATGCCCTTACGACAAGGGGCAAACAGCGGTGGTCGATATCGTCGGGGCCAACGCCTGCCTGCGTGGCGGCGCGGAACCGGGCCGGCTTCACATGAGCTTTGGCAGTGGGACCCACAAGTGCCCCGGATCGTTCCTGACCGAAGTCCTGTTTTCCCAGGCCATTCCGGCTCTGGCGCGCCGGTTCCCGCGCCTTCAACTCGACAAGGAACTCTGCAGCTTCGTGCAGACGCCGATGATGCAGACGCCGGTCGCCCTGCCTTGCGAAACCGTCGCCGGTTCGCGCCGGCTCTCCAGCCGGCTGTGCGAGATCCAGGACATGGACCTGGCGCGCCAGGTCGTGCGCGGCAACGATCACTTTGCCCCGCCCCGGATGGCGGAGCATCTGACGACGCTGGCCGAGCGAAGCGGACGCGACCTGACCACCGCGATCCGCGTCGCGCGAAACGCCCTGTTCTTCATGGATGGGGAGCGCCATCGGGTGCTGCGCGACCGTATCATCGACACCCTCGGCGCCAGCCGCCTGCGGGACTGGAGCGGTCCGCTGGAGGCGGCCATTGCAGGCGCGCTGGACGGATTGGCGCAGACGAGCGAGCCCGATCTGGTGACCGGCTTCGCCGACCGGATGCGCCAGGACGTCGTCGCGCCCGTCCTCGGGATCTTTCCTGAAGATCCGGAGCGTTTCGAGCAACTCGCCCCCAGGCTTCAGGACGTGCTGGAACCGTGGCTGTCGCTGCGGGAACTGGAGCGCGTGCAGTCGACCTTTGGCGAGGCGCTCTCCTTGATGACCGTTCCGGCCCCTCACGCGGGGCCGCGGTCTCTGTTAGAGGATCTGCTTGCCGCGCGCCCTGAGGGATTTTCCGCCATGGACATCAAGGCCGTGGTCCTGGTTCTGTACGGCGCCGGTTTCAATCTCTCGCACACGCTTGCCAACATCCTGCACTGGATCCTGACGCGCCCGCCCGAGGAGCGCGCCGGGGCGGATGGCGCGGAATGGATCGACAGCCGCCTGGAGGATCTGATCGCGCTGTGCGGCAGTCCCAAGTTCATCTACCGCATGGCGCGGCACGATCTTCAACTGGGCGACGTGCCGATGAAGACGGGCGACACGGCGCGTGTGAACATCCAGGCCGTCAACAGGGAGCAGGCCGGCGGCGCCGGGCATCTCTCCTTCGGCCACGGGCTCCACCGCTGCGTCGGGGCCGGCCTGTCGCGGCTGGTGATCCGGCGCGCCGTGCCCGCCCTGTTTTCCCGATATCCCGATATTGCCCTGGTCGCGCAGGGCCAGCGGTACTTCCCCCTGTCGCAAACGGTGGCGCTAAGCGCCCTGCCCTGCACCGACACTCCAACAGAGAACAAGAAGAATGACGCTATCCACCGAACTGCTTGA
- a CDS encoding AMP-binding protein, translating into MKSLRSDVLRNLELKSDERQITVLGRHGRANHYTGGQLLAEAEQCLRQWDACLGAGPHVLVAALPPGETFLFSLIASLIGEGTLVPVAPPRPSDPPGRLRHIAQTCRATAVLCMAARRTAVEEQLRDGDGLPVCAVLAVDDPVPMPLGGAGRIADRTIPIIQHTSGSTRLPKAVPITAAQIRANCAMIQTLWGMNRQTVMVNWLPHYHDMGLMGGILYPLLSGAYSVQMSPFEMIRSPLSWLQAIATYRATFSGGPSFSFQECLTRIAEEDCAGLDLSSWQRAFCGGEPVPAGLLSRFRQRFARSGLAPDSVFACYGMAEYTLFSAGEPESRSPDTDVSDIPQGWTAVEPCLLSEHTRRNIRITHPKTGAAIPDGETGEIWLRGASASTSYLGAPEETDETFENEADGTRWMRTGDLGGVSGNRLYVTGRRKDVVIVNGRKVAASEIEWLAARADSGLNPMAAAAFMPEPAASGHASLYIELRPGTPRLKDPRQIIARIRRSVAGSYSVVLDDIRILPRGALPRTSSGKIRRQTVAATFKEFGACLSEPEDLR; encoded by the coding sequence ATGAAGAGTCTGCGCTCAGACGTTCTGCGCAATCTCGAGTTGAAGTCAGATGAGCGCCAAATCACGGTGTTGGGGCGTCACGGTCGGGCGAACCACTACACCGGCGGGCAATTGCTGGCCGAGGCGGAGCAGTGCTTGCGGCAATGGGACGCCTGTCTGGGCGCGGGGCCGCATGTGCTCGTCGCGGCGCTGCCGCCGGGCGAGACGTTTCTTTTTTCGCTGATCGCGTCGCTGATCGGCGAAGGAACGCTGGTGCCCGTGGCGCCCCCACGCCCGTCCGATCCTCCCGGCCGGCTGCGCCACATCGCGCAAACCTGCCGGGCTACCGCCGTCTTGTGCATGGCGGCCCGCCGCACGGCCGTCGAAGAGCAGTTGCGCGATGGGGACGGGCTTCCGGTCTGTGCCGTGCTGGCCGTCGACGATCCCGTGCCGATGCCCCTGGGCGGCGCTGGCCGCATCGCGGACCGGACAATCCCGATCATTCAGCATACATCCGGTTCCACCCGCCTTCCCAAGGCGGTTCCGATCACCGCGGCGCAGATACGGGCCAATTGCGCCATGATACAAACGCTGTGGGGCATGAACCGGCAAACGGTCATGGTGAACTGGCTGCCGCACTACCATGACATGGGGCTGATGGGCGGCATTCTCTATCCGCTTCTCAGCGGGGCTTACTCGGTGCAGATGAGCCCCTTCGAGATGATCCGCAGCCCCCTGTCCTGGCTACAGGCGATCGCGACCTACCGGGCGACGTTCAGCGGCGGTCCGAGCTTTTCCTTTCAGGAGTGCCTGACGCGAATCGCGGAGGAGGACTGCGCCGGGCTGGACCTGTCGTCTTGGCAGCGCGCCTTTTGCGGCGGCGAACCTGTGCCGGCGGGCCTCTTGAGCCGGTTCCGGCAACGTTTCGCGCGATCCGGTCTTGCGCCGGACTCCGTGTTCGCATGTTACGGAATGGCGGAATATACGCTCTTCTCCGCCGGAGAGCCCGAAAGCCGGTCCCCGGACACGGATGTCTCGGACATCCCGCAAGGCTGGACGGCGGTTGAACCGTGCCTGTTGTCCGAGCATACGCGGCGCAATATCCGGATCACCCACCCGAAAACCGGCGCGGCGATACCGGATGGCGAAACGGGTGAGATCTGGCTGCGCGGGGCGTCGGCCAGCACCAGCTACCTGGGCGCGCCGGAGGAGACGGACGAGACCTTCGAAAACGAGGCCGATGGAACAAGGTGGATGCGGACCGGGGACCTCGGGGGTGTTTCGGGCAACCGCCTGTATGTCACCGGTCGCCGGAAGGACGTCGTGATCGTCAATGGCCGCAAGGTCGCCGCCAGCGAGATCGAATGGCTGGCCGCGCGCGCGGATTCGGGGCTCAATCCCATGGCGGCAGCGGCTTTCATGCCGGAACCGGCCGCAAGCGGCCACGCCAGCCTCTACATCGAATTGCGGCCTGGCACGCCAAGGCTGAAGGATCCCCGGCAGATCATCGCGCGCATCAGGCGGTCCGTCGCCGGCAGCTACAGTGTGGTGCTTGATGATATCCGCATCCTTCCGCGCGGCGCCTTGCCCCGCACGAGCAGCGGCAAGATTCGCCGTCAGACGGTTGCCGCCACATTTAAGGAATTCGGAGCCTGTCTTTCCGAGCCGGAGGACCTCCGATGA
- a CDS encoding radical SAM protein: MKGSEKAMDVYLIAPMPTFGLDTLVSDKVVHLNERYALMAAAGIATVAAFFDSDFGLRLCDELIEDVDFEDPSEVICISMNVAQAARGIEIARRFRAMGRTVIMGGAHVSLAPEVFEGEAECLVIGEMEPVAEEFVRNLRDGQLKPRYHGSKADMAQSPPPRWDLYRNDRAVSGVVQTSRGCPFECNFCDVIQYLGRTQRHKPTEAVIAETQSLYDHGYRSIQLSDDNFTVYRQRTRTLLDALAAWNGRDGRDPVQFITQASIDLARDDDLLQRCNEAGVRDIFIGIETSNIEALKESKKRQNLRQDLVQQTGKIVEAGIAVTSGMMVGFDADDLSCFERQFAFGMALPIVTLRVTVLVAPIATPLYAQMKAEGRLFRNGEEDVFPGGDLWTNIEPLNMSREQLAEGAVWLVNALLEPDNVIRRFEHMTSLLGTPPEHLRRPLHQKMGGTGAAAMLKLMRVGAKDPGARRVIEAVNELSKARPEISWDLATALSSYLNSYLSVKQLQGHRTKSGRQIAAYADAS; the protein is encoded by the coding sequence TTGAAAGGCAGCGAGAAGGCGATGGATGTCTATTTGATCGCTCCGATGCCGACTTTCGGCCTGGACACGCTCGTCTCGGATAAGGTCGTACACTTGAATGAGCGGTATGCGCTCATGGCGGCTGCCGGGATCGCGACGGTCGCCGCGTTTTTCGACAGCGATTTCGGGCTCAGACTGTGTGACGAGTTGATCGAAGACGTCGATTTTGAAGATCCGTCCGAGGTGATCTGCATCAGCATGAATGTGGCGCAAGCGGCACGGGGCATCGAGATCGCCCGGCGGTTCCGCGCCATGGGCCGAACGGTCATCATGGGAGGCGCGCATGTTTCCCTGGCCCCCGAAGTCTTCGAAGGGGAGGCCGAGTGCCTGGTCATCGGGGAGATGGAGCCGGTCGCGGAAGAGTTCGTCCGGAACTTGCGCGATGGGCAACTCAAACCGCGTTACCACGGATCCAAAGCCGACATGGCACAATCGCCCCCGCCGCGGTGGGACCTTTATCGCAACGACCGTGCCGTATCGGGAGTCGTCCAGACCAGCCGGGGCTGCCCATTCGAGTGCAATTTTTGCGACGTCATTCAGTATCTGGGCCGCACACAGCGTCACAAGCCGACGGAAGCGGTTATCGCCGAGACGCAGTCTCTTTATGACCACGGCTATCGCAGCATACAACTCTCCGATGACAACTTCACGGTCTATCGCCAAAGGACCCGTACGCTGCTCGATGCGCTGGCCGCGTGGAACGGCCGCGACGGGCGCGACCCGGTGCAATTCATCACCCAGGCGTCCATCGATCTGGCTCGCGACGATGATCTTCTGCAGCGCTGCAATGAGGCCGGCGTCAGGGACATCTTCATCGGCATTGAGACAAGCAACATCGAAGCGCTGAAGGAATCCAAGAAGCGTCAGAACTTGCGTCAGGACCTGGTTCAGCAAACCGGGAAGATTGTCGAAGCCGGAATCGCCGTCACCTCGGGGATGATGGTGGGGTTTGACGCCGATGATCTGAGCTGCTTTGAGCGCCAGTTCGCGTTCGGCATGGCGCTGCCCATTGTCACCCTGCGGGTGACGGTTCTTGTGGCGCCCATCGCAACGCCGCTTTATGCCCAGATGAAAGCGGAGGGGCGCCTTTTCAGAAATGGCGAGGAGGACGTCTTTCCGGGAGGCGATCTGTGGACCAACATCGAGCCGCTCAACATGAGCCGCGAGCAGCTGGCCGAAGGGGCGGTGTGGTTGGTGAATGCTCTGTTGGAGCCGGACAATGTGATACGGCGGTTTGAACACATGACGTCCCTACTCGGGACCCCTCCAGAGCATTTACGCCGGCCGCTTCACCAGAAGATGGGCGGCACCGGTGCTGCCGCCATGCTGAAACTCATGAGGGTCGGAGCCAAGGACCCGGGCGCCCGCCGCGTGATCGAAGCTGTCAACGAACTGTCCAAAGCGCGCCCGGAAATATCATGGGACCTCGCGACAGCGTTGTCGTCTTACTTGAATTCCTATCTCTCCGTTAAGCAATTGCAGGGACATAGAACAAAATCAGGTCGCCAGATTGCCGCGTACGCCGATGCCTCGTGA
- a CDS encoding mannitol dehydrogenase family protein, whose translation MNRLPRLVSVDDIAAGVRRPAYRPEDHAAGIVHLGIGAFHRAHQAVYTDDALAASGGDWRIIGVSLRGTAAADALNPQNGLYTLIERGEGEASGRIIASLDRVIAATRKPGAALAAMTDPAIRIVSLTVTEKAYGIDRAAGGLDESHSAVAYDLGDPRAPSGVLGLLVEALRLRREAGTPPFTVLCCDNLPDNGALLRLGVVDFASRVDPGLAAWIETSVAFPATMVDRITPAVTPAALADTARMTGRDDQAAIETEVFTQWVIEDHFPQGRPNWEAGGAIFVADVAPYERMKLRMLNGTHSMLAYAGFLAGHTLVRDAMADPALSALVTRHLKAAAATLAPLPGIDLTAYAASLAARFRNPSIAHETYQIAMDGTEKLPQRLLQPALVAMEQRQDIRPFAFAVACWMRYCLGRTDDGVAYALRDPREQHIQAALARVDTRDPAAIAGTLHALPGVFPAP comes from the coding sequence ATGAACCGCCTGCCCCGGCTTGTATCAGTCGATGACATCGCCGCCGGCGTGCGCCGGCCGGCCTACAGACCGGAGGATCATGCGGCAGGCATCGTGCATCTCGGCATCGGGGCGTTCCACCGGGCGCATCAGGCGGTCTATACCGACGACGCGCTGGCGGCGAGCGGCGGCGACTGGCGCATCATCGGCGTCAGCCTGCGCGGGACAGCGGCCGCGGACGCCCTCAACCCGCAGAATGGTCTCTACACGCTGATCGAGCGTGGCGAAGGTGAGGCATCGGGACGGATCATCGCCAGCCTGGATCGCGTCATCGCGGCCACACGGAAGCCCGGCGCGGCGCTTGCCGCCATGACCGATCCCGCCATCCGCATCGTCAGCCTGACCGTCACCGAAAAAGCCTACGGCATCGACAGAGCCGCGGGCGGCCTTGACGAAAGCCATTCGGCGGTTGCCTACGATCTTGGCGATCCCCGCGCGCCTTCTGGCGTGCTCGGCCTTCTGGTCGAGGCGCTGCGCCTGCGCCGCGAGGCAGGAACGCCGCCGTTCACCGTGCTGTGCTGCGACAACCTGCCCGACAATGGCGCGCTGCTGCGGCTGGGCGTGGTCGACTTCGCCAGCCGCGTCGACCCGGGCCTGGCCGCCTGGATCGAGACCAGCGTGGCGTTTCCCGCCACCATGGTCGACCGCATCACCCCCGCCGTGACACCCGCGGCACTCGCCGACACGGCGCGGATGACGGGACGCGACGACCAAGCGGCGATCGAGACCGAGGTCTTCACCCAGTGGGTGATCGAGGACCATTTTCCGCAAGGCCGGCCGAACTGGGAAGCCGGCGGCGCGATCTTCGTCGCCGACGTGGCGCCCTATGAGCGCATGAAACTGCGCATGCTCAACGGCACGCATTCGATGCTGGCCTACGCGGGCTTTCTCGCCGGCCACACGCTGGTGCGCGATGCGATGGCCGATCCGGCGCTGAGCGCCCTGGTCACGCGTCATCTGAAGGCCGCCGCCGCCACCCTGGCGCCGCTGCCGGGGATCGATCTCACCGCCTACGCGGCGAGCCTTGCGGCCCGCTTCCGCAATCCCTCGATCGCGCATGAGACCTATCAGATCGCCATGGACGGTACCGAGAAGCTGCCGCAACGCCTGCTGCAGCCGGCGCTCGTCGCGATGGAACAGCGCCAGGACATCCGCCCCTTCGCCTTCGCCGTGGCCTGCTGGATGCGCTATTGCCTCGGGCGGACGGATGATGGCGTGGCCTACGCGCTTCGCGATCCCCGCGAACAGCACATCCAGGCCGCGCTGGCGCGCGTCGACACGCGTGATCCCGCGGCCATCGCCGGCACGCTCCACGCGCTGCCGGGTGTCTTCCCCGCCCCCTGA